One Drechmeria coniospora strain ARSEF 6962 chromosome 01, whole genome shotgun sequence genomic region harbors:
- a CDS encoding hypothetical protein (related to KTI12 protein), with product MPVRIFSSLSPRVSQPWLTSHLRLLGSQLIVVTGLPTSGKSTRAKQLCEYVSQRIADSPKHQNHRLHLISDDSLSIDRSVYHLSPEAVPAHTRSANASEKDARAALYAAVKRVLSDNDFVILDGLNYIKGWRYQLHCEAKAMRTPNCILQIGCSVDRARAVNEERLRKRRRQQEPSGADTREGDVIPEGDATEPYEPANWDNLVFRYEEPNPMTRWDSPLFTLIWDDDQDQTRKTFDSLWDVMAGDGKPVVRPNQSTERRGRDAGSDYLYVLDRETQDIVKRILERQAVDGGGHGGQVPIPLTAKDAQELAVHLPVGKQLALPQLQRLRRAFVGLNRGGIGLDSVGNMAADGLRETFVRYLNDAFEEDA from the coding sequence ATGCCGGTGCGTATATTTTCTTCTCTCTCTCCACGCGTCTCCCAACCTTGGCTAACCTCGCATCTCCGTCTTCTCGGCTCGcagctcatcgtcgtcacggGCCTCCCGACCTCGGGCAAGTCCACTCGAGCGAAGCAGCTCTGCGAATACGTCTCCCAACGCATCGCCGACTCTCCGAAGCACCAGAATCACCGGCTTCACCTCATATCGGACGACTCCCTCTCCATCGACCGCTCCGTCTACCATCTGTCCCCCGAGGCCGTTCCGGCCCACACCCGGTCGGCCAATGCGTCGGAAAAGGACGCGCGGGCGGCCCTCTACGCTGCCGTCAAGCGCGTCCTCTCCGACAACGACTttgtcatcctcgacggcctcaaCTACATCAAGGGCTGGCGCTACCAGCTGCActgcgaggccaaggccatgcGAACCCCCAACTGCATCCTCCAGATCGGCTGCTCCGTCGACAGGGCGCGAGCCGTCAACGAGGAGCGCCTGCGgaagcgtcggcggcagcaggaaCCGTCGGGCGCCGACACGCGCGAGGGAGATGTGATACCCGAGGGAGACGCAACCGAGCCGTACGAACCGGCCAACTGGGACAATCTCGTCTTTCGCTACGAGGAACCCAACCCGATGACCCGCTGGGACAGCCCCCTCTTCACCCTCATCTGGGACGACGACCAAGACCAGACGCGCAAGACGTTCGATTCCCTTTGGGACGtcatggccggcgacggaaaGCCCGTCGTCCGACCGAACCAGTCCACCGAGCGGCGCGGACGCGACGCCGGCAGCGACTACCTCTACGTTCTCGACCGCGAGACGCAAGATATCGTAAAGCGGATACTGGAGCggcaagccgtcgacggcggcggccatggcggccaagTACCGATCCCGCTGACCGCAAAGGACGCGCAAGAGCTGGCAGTGCATCTGCCGGTCGGGAAGCAGCTCGCCCTCCCGCAGCTCCAGCGACTTAGGAGGGCCTTTGTCGGCCTGAACCGGGGCGGCATTGGCCTGGACTCGGTCGGAAACATGGCAGCCGATGGGCTGAGGGAGACGTTCGTGCGCTACCTGAACGACGCCTTTGAAGAGGATGCATGA
- a CDS encoding enoyl-CoA hydratase/isomerase, whose translation MADGDECSVSKSPDGITTVTLNRPERKNAVDPATAMKLAAAFADFEADDGQKVCILHGAHGTFCAGFDLHALAGTSVSQGRGGQDHRREPEARPKLDAYVVDAEAHGRGKNAAPMGPSRMQLSKPVIGAVSGHAVAGGLELALLADVRVAEDDAIFGVFCRRWGVPLLDGGTVRLQAVVGLGRAMDMILTGRPVSAAEALQMGLVNRVVRRGAALEEATKIARQLLAFPQACMKADRASCYYAAYDAVSFEDAMRNEFTRGVGVVAEESVAGAGRFSRGAGRHGTFADSKL comes from the coding sequence ATGGCTGACGGCGATGAGTGCTCCGTCTCCAAGTCGCCGGATGGCATCACGACCGTTACGCTCAACCGACCGGAGCGCAAAAACGCCGTCGAcccggccacggccatgAAGCTCGCTGCCGCTTTCGCAGacttcgaggccgacgatggacaAAAGGTCTGCATCCTGCACGGTGCGCACGGCACATTCTGCGCCGGCTTCGACCTCCATGCGCTGGCTGGGACCTCCGTGTCGCAGGGACGCGGGGGGCAGGATCATCGGAGGGAACCAGAGGCGCGACCAAAGCTGGACGCgtacgtcgtcgacgccgaagccCACGGACGGGGCAAAAACGCGGCGCCGATGGGCCCGTCCAGGATGCAGCTCAGCAAGCCTGTGATCGGTGCCGTGTCCGgtcacgccgtcgccggcggcctcgagctggccCTGCTGGCGGACGTGCgcgtggccgaggatgacgccATCTTCGGCGTCTTCTGCCGTCGCTGGGGTGTGCCGCTGCTGGACGGCGGCACCGTGCGcctgcaggccgtcgtcggcctcggccgtgccatGGACATGATCCTCACCGGCCGTCCcgtctcggcggccgaggctcTTCAGATGGGCCTCGTCAACCGCGTCGTGCGGCGGGGCGCGGCGTTGGAGGAGGCGACCAAGATTGCGCGCCAGCTGCTGGCCTTTCCGCAGGCGTGCATGAAGGCGGACCGCGCGAGCTGCTACTACGCCGCGTACGATGCCGTCTCGTTCGAGGATGCCATGAGGAACGAGTTCACCaggggcgtcggcgtcgtcgccgaggagagcgtcgccggcgccggccggtTCAGCAGAGGTGCTGGCCGCCATGGCACCTTTGCGGACTCGAAGCTTTGA
- a CDS encoding putative transitional endoplasmic reticulum ATPase: protein MASQPDEHKKKVNLTDPSGADIKHEDATATAILKKKKKPNQLMVTDAVNDDNSIIALSEATMNTLELFRGDTVLVRGKKRKDTVLIVLADDELDDGSARINRVVRHNLRVKHGDMITIHPCPDIKYAKRIAVLPIADTVEGITGSLFDVFLAPYFREAYRPVRQGDLFIVRGGMRQVEFKVVEVDPPEYGIVAQDTVIHCEGEPIERDEEENNLNEVGYDDIGGCRKQMAQIREMVELPLRHPQLFKSIGIKPPRGVLLYGPPGTGKTLMARAVANETGAFFFLINGPEIMSKMAGESESNLRKAFEEAEKNSPAIIFIDEIDSIAPKREKTNGEVERRVVSQLLTLMDGMKARSNVVVMAATNRPNSIDPALRRFGRFDREVDIGIPDPTGRLEILQIHTKNMKLGDDVDLEQIAAETHGYVGSDVAALCSEAAMQQIREKMDLIDLDEDKIEAEVLDSLGVTMENFRFALGVSNPSALREVAVVEVPNVRWEDIGGLEGVKQDLRESVQYPVDHPEMFLKFGLSPSRGVLFYGPPGTGKTMLAKAVANECAANFISVKGPELLSMWFGESESNIRDIFDKARAAAPCVVFLDELDSIAKARGGSVGDAGGASDRVVNQLLTEMDGMTSKKNVFVIGATNRPEQLDPALCRPGRLDSLIYVPLPDEPGRLGILKAQLRKTPVASDVDLGYIASKSHGFSGADLGFITQRAVKIAIKEAITHDIERLKAREAAGDNMDVDDEDVEDPVPELTKAHFEEAMQMARRSVTDVEIRRYEAFSQQMKNAGPGAFFKFPGEGNDGQTGGDAGNGFGDAGNDDDLYD from the exons ATGGCATCCCAACCTGACGAACACAAGAAGAAGGTCAACTTGAC CGACCCTTCCGGCGCCGACATCAAGCAC GAGGATGCTACGGCGACGGCAATTCTtaagaagaagaagaaaccCAACCAACTGAT GGTGACGGATGCCGTCAATGATGACAACAGCATCATCGCCTTGTCCGAGGCCACCATGAACACTCTTGAGCTCTTCCGAGGCGACACCGTCCTCGTACGAGGCAAGAAGAGGAAGGACACGGTGCTGATCGTCCTGGCTGACGATGAGCTCGATGACGGCAGCGCCCGCATCAACCGTGTCGTCCGCCACAACCTCCGCGTCAAGCACGGCGACATGATCACCATCCACCCTTGCCCCGATATCAAATAT GCCAAGAGAATCGCCGTTCTACCCATCGCCGACACCGTCGAGGGCATCACCGGTTCCCTCTTCGATGTTTTCCTCGCCCCCTACTTCCGCGAGGCGTACCGGCCCGTTCGCCAGGGTGATTTGTTCATCGTCCGAGGTGGCATGAGACAAGTCGAGTTcaaggtcgtcgaggtcgacccCCCGGAATACGGCATCGTTGCTCAGGACACCGTCATCCATTGTGAAGGCGAGCCTATTGAGCGAGACGAGGAAGAGAATAACCTGAACGAGGTCGGCTACGACGACATTGGCGGCTGCCGCAAACAAATGGCGCAGATCCGCGAGATGGTTGAGCTGCCGCTCCGCCACCCGCAGCTCTTCAAATCGATCGGCATCAAGCCCCCCCGCGGTGTCCTCCTCTACGGTCCTCCCGGTACCGGCAAGACGCTCATGGCGCGCGCTGTCGCCAACGAGACCGGtgccttcttcttcctcatcAACGGTCCCGAGATCATGTCCAAGATGGCGGGCGAGTCCGAGTCCAACCTGCGAAAGGCgttcgaggaggccgagaagaaCTCCCCCGCCATCATCTTCATCGACGAGATCGACTCCATCGCCCCCAAGCGAGAGAAGACGAACGGCGAGGTTGAGCGTCGTGTCGTTTCCCAGCTGCTGACGCTCATGGACGGCATGAAGGCCCGCTCCAACGTGGTCGTCATGGCTGCCACCAATCGCCCCAACTCCATCGACCCCGCCCTTCGACGATTCGGCCGTTTCGACCGCGAGGTCGACATTGGCATTCCCGACCCTACGGGCCGTCTCGAGATCCTCCAGATTCACACCAAGAACATGAAGCTTGGCGACGATGTCGACCTGGAGCAGATCGCGGCCGAGACCCACGGCTACGTCGGCTCCGATGTTGCCGCCCTCTGCTCCGAGGCCGCCATGCAGCAGATTCGTGAGAAGATGGAcctcatcgacctcgacgaggataaaatcgaggccgaggtcctCGATTCGCTCGGCGTCACCATGGAGAACTTCCGCTTCGCCCTTGGCGTGTCCAATCCGTCGGCCCTTcgcgaggtcgccgtcgtcgaggttccCAACGTCCGCTGGGAGGACATCGGTGGTCTCGAGGGTGTCAAGCAGGACCTCCGCGAGAGCGTCCAGTACCCTGTGGACCACCCCGAGATGTTCCTCAAGTTCGGCTTGTCTCCTTCTCGGGGCGTGCTGTTCTACGGTCCTCCCGGTACGGGTAAAACCATGTtggccaaggccgtcgccaaCGAGTGTGCCGCCAACTTCATCTCCGTCAAGGGCCCCGAGCTTCTCAGCATGTGGTTTGGTGAGTCCGAGAGCAACATCCGCGACATCTTCGACAAGgctcgcgccgccgcgccctgCGTCGTTTTTCTCGACGAGTTGGACTCGATCGCCAAGGCCCGCggcggctccgtcggcgacgccggtgGTGCTTCCGACCGTGTCGTGAACCAGCTCCTGACCG AAATGGACGGCATGACGTCGAAGAAGAACGTCTTCGTCATCGGTGCCACCAACCGTCCCGAGCAGCTCGACCCGGCCCTGTGCCGCCCCGGCCGTCTCGACTCGCTCATCTACGTGCCCCTTCCCGACGAGCCCGGCCGTCTCGGCATCCTCAAGGCGCAGCTGCGTAAGACCCCCGTTGCCTCGGATGTCGACCTCGGATACATTGCCAGCAAGAGCCACGGCTTCTCCGGTGCCGATCTGGGCTTCATCACCCAACGTGCCGTCAAGATTGCCATCAAGGAGGCCATCACGCACGATATCGAACGCTTGAAGGCtcgcgaggcggccggcgacaacatggacgtcgacgatgaggatgTCGAGGATCCCGTTCCCGAGCTGACCAAGGCTCACTTCGAGGAGGCCATGCAGATGGCTCGCAGGTCGGTCACCGATGTAGAGATTCGCCGATACGAGGCCTTCTCCCAGCAAATGAAGAATGCAGGCCCCGGTGCTTTCTTCAAGTTCCCTGGCGAGGGCAACGATGGCCagaccggcggcgatgccggcaaCGGTTtcggcgatgccggcaacgacgacgatctcTACGACTGA